Proteins encoded within one genomic window of Candidatus Giovannonibacteria bacterium:
- a CDS encoding S41 family peptidase, translating into MDIKKRFGLAFIAALILASTFAVGFYFGVKTPAASKLVGVVNTTPQIGTDREEVDFSEFWHAWNIAEGKFVDIDKVKRKEMIYGAIAGMVKSLGDPYTVFFAPEENKIFKSDIKGEFEGVGMEIAIRREVLIVVAPLKSTPAEKAGIKAGDKILKIDDRITSDLSVERAVGLIRGPKGTKVKLTILRNGEDESRIIEITRDVIKIPVVDTGTKTAGAGRGGEGERDLGDIFIIKLYNFSENSPGKFRDALREMLEKGRTKLIIDLRNNPGGYLEAAVDMASWFLPQGEVVVQEDFGGKSEKIIHRSRGYYVFKNTPIVILVNQGSASASEILAGALRDHSIAKLVGERTFGKASVQELVPLTADTSLKVTIAKWLTPKGQSISEGGLAPDIEVKVTKEDTNTGRDPVMERAVEILNNWK; encoded by the coding sequence ATGGACATAAAAAAACGCTTCGGCTTAGCGTTCATCGCGGCCTTAATTTTGGCCTCAACCTTCGCTGTTGGGTTTTATTTTGGCGTAAAAACGCCGGCTGCAAGCAAATTAGTCGGCGTTGTGAACACAACGCCGCAAATAGGCACGGACAGGGAAGAAGTTGACTTTTCGGAATTTTGGCACGCTTGGAATATCGCGGAGGGAAAATTCGTGGACATAGACAAAGTTAAAAGAAAAGAGATGATTTACGGCGCGATAGCTGGGATGGTTAAATCCTTGGGCGACCCCTACACAGTGTTTTTTGCTCCGGAAGAAAATAAAATTTTCAAAAGTGACATAAAAGGGGAATTTGAAGGCGTAGGGATGGAAATTGCCATAAGGCGGGAGGTTTTGATAGTCGTAGCGCCGTTAAAAAGCACGCCTGCGGAGAAAGCGGGCATCAAAGCGGGGGACAAAATTCTTAAAATAGACGACCGCATCACTTCCGACCTAAGCGTTGAAAGGGCGGTAGGCCTTATCCGCGGCCCGAAGGGCACAAAAGTAAAGTTGACTATTTTGAGAAACGGAGAAGATGAAAGCCGCATTATAGAAATCACGCGCGATGTGATTAAAATACCGGTAGTGGATACGGGAACCAAAACCGCCGGCGCCGGGAGGGGAGGGGAAGGAGAAAGGGATTTGGGGGATATTTTCATAATCAAGCTTTATAATTTTTCTGAAAACTCTCCGGGAAAATTCAGGGACGCTCTTCGGGAAATGCTTGAAAAAGGCCGCACCAAACTCATTATAGATTTGCGCAACAACCCCGGGGGCTATCTGGAAGCAGCGGTGGACATGGCCAGCTGGTTCTTGCCGCAGGGAGAAGTTGTCGTGCAGGAAGATTTCGGGGGAAAATCGGAAAAAATAATCCACCGGAGCAGGGGATACTACGTATTTAAAAACACCCCGATAGTCATATTGGTAAATCAGGGCTCCGCTTCGGCTTCCGAAATTTTGGCTGGTGCCTTGCGCGACCACAGCATCGCTAAACTTGTCGGCGAGCGGACGTTCGGGAAAGCTTCCGTGCAGGAACTGGTTCCGCTTACCGCGGACACTTCCCTGAAAGTCACCATAGCCAAATGGCTCACGCCCAAAGGACAATCTATCTCCGAGGGCGGTCTTGCGCCGGATATTGAAGTTAAAGTAACAAAAGAAGACACGAACACCGGAAGAGACCCGGTTATGGAACGCGCAGTGGAAATTTTAAACAACTGGAAATGA
- a CDS encoding beta-galactosidase: MPIKTLFWLVGILIILYLLVNYSVPRKQNLSYGVTFSQKFSEELGLNWRENYSAILDDLKVKDLRLVAYWDLTEPEEGKFDFNDLDWQITEAEKRGAKVILVVGRKAPRWPECHIPVWAQKLWTSDVDSLIIDVGRLRYQESLLTYLKTAVEHYKKSSAIIAWQVENEPLFPFGECGMTPISLLNQEIKLVKSLDTRSIILTDSGELGFAWPYLAAKSDIFGTTLYRYVTHKWFGEIKYSLVPAYYFRIKAWWAERVLGKQILISELQAEPWNNGVMNPEIFNEIIDYAERSGFPKAYLWGAEWWYFMKEKQGKPEMWNTVKDLINKQ; the protein is encoded by the coding sequence ATGCCCATAAAAACGTTATTTTGGCTAGTTGGCATTTTGATAATTTTATATTTGCTTGTAAATTATTCCGTGCCCAGAAAACAAAATTTGAGCTACGGCGTTACTTTCTCGCAAAAGTTTTCGGAAGAACTGGGGTTAAATTGGCGCGAAAATTATTCGGCGATTTTAGATGATTTGAAAGTAAAAGATTTGCGGCTGGTGGCTTATTGGGATTTGACAGAGCCCGAAGAAGGCAAATTTGATTTTAATGATTTGGATTGGCAGATTACGGAGGCAGAGAAGCGCGGCGCAAAGGTTATTTTAGTTGTAGGGCGGAAAGCGCCAAGGTGGCCGGAGTGCCATATTCCCGTGTGGGCGCAGAAACTATGGACGTCCGACGTCGATAGTCTAATTATCGACGTCGGACGTCTAAGATATCAAGAAAGTCTTTTAACTTATTTAAAAACCGCCGTTGAACATTATAAAAAGAGCTCTGCCATAATTGCTTGGCAGGTTGAAAATGAACCATTGTTTCCGTTTGGCGAGTGCGGCATGACTCCGATTTCTTTATTAAATCAAGAAATTAAATTAGTTAAATCGCTTGATACTCGTTCAATTATTCTAACCGACTCCGGCGAGCTGGGATTCGCCTGGCCATACCTTGCGGCGAAGTCAGATATTTTTGGGACAACTCTCTATAGATACGTAACCCACAAATGGTTCGGCGAAATAAAATACTCGCTGGTTCCGGCATATTATTTTAGAATTAAAGCATGGTGGGCGGAGCGTGTTTTGGGGAAACAGATTTTAATTTCAGAACTCCAAGCCGAACCGTGGAATAATGGGGTGATGAATCCGGAAATTTTTAATGAAATAATTGATTATGCCGAACGCTCCGGTTTCCCGAAAGCATATCTTTGGGGCGCGGAATGGTGGTATTTTATGAAAGAGAAACAGGGGAAACCGGAGATGTGGAATACCGTAAAAGATTTAATAAATAAGCAATGA
- the rplU gene encoding 50S ribosomal protein L21, whose product MKIAVIETGGKQYLVFEGQKIQVEKNPVFDKVLLLADGDKIEIGKPYLAGKKVTAEIIGEKRLPKVTIFKYHSKTRYRKKKGHRQEMLLAVVKSLT is encoded by the coding sequence ATGAAAATCGCGGTAATAGAAACCGGGGGCAAACAATATCTTGTTTTCGAAGGACAAAAAATACAAGTAGAGAAAAATCCTGTTTTTGACAAGGTCTTGCTTCTGGCGGACGGCGATAAAATTGAAATTGGCAAACCCTATCTCGCAGGCAAAAAAGTAACGGCGGAAATCATCGGCGAAAAACGGCTGCCCAAAGTCACTATTTTCAAATATCACTCAAAAACCAGATACCGCAAAAAGAAAGGGCATCGCCAAGAGATGCTACTTGCGGTTGTCAAGAGCCTGACGTAA
- a CDS encoding cysteine--tRNA ligase has protein sequence MPPLKIYNFLSRKKEVFRPIKKGLVGFYACGPTVYDYAHIGNLRTYIFEDVLRRTLEYAGYKLKHVMNITDVDDKIIARARLAQKNIGDFSAPYKTAFFGDIKKINILPAWKYPEATRHIPEMVKMAKRLLRKKIAYPAKDGIYFDISKFKSYGRLANPRPGDRKDFVIWKYAKKNEPFWRSPFGPGRPGWHLECSAMSMKYLGESFDIHAGGVDLLFPHHENEIAQSEGATGKKFVKYFVEGEHLLVNGKKMSKSLGNIFTLRDLERRNFNPLAFRYLVLSAHYRSQLNFTWESLKAAENSLERLQEFVLSLKLTETKFRSITDRNLVSGKAFQKAICDDLNTPKALAVVYAVMNEYYTNKEKFDARAVLALLYDFDKVLGLGLAGIAPKAPPPEALKLLKEREAARKSGDFKKADKIREKIRRLGWQIKDTRTGPELIHA, from the coding sequence ATGCCGCCGCTTAAAATTTATAATTTTCTAAGCCGGAAAAAAGAAGTTTTCAGGCCTATAAAGAAAGGGCTGGTCGGTTTTTACGCCTGCGGGCCGACGGTATACGACTACGCCCATATCGGAAACCTCCGCACCTATATTTTTGAAGATGTTTTGCGGCGCACTCTTGAATACGCGGGATATAAGCTAAAACACGTGATGAATATTACGGATGTGGATGATAAAATAATCGCCCGCGCGCGCTTGGCCCAAAAAAACATCGGCGATTTCTCCGCGCCGTATAAAACGGCGTTTTTTGGTGACATTAAAAAAATAAATATTTTGCCGGCTTGGAAATATCCTGAAGCGACCAGGCATATTCCGGAGATGGTTAAGATGGCGAAGCGGCTGCTCCGAAAAAAGATTGCTTATCCCGCGAAAGACGGAATTTATTTTGACATTTCAAAATTCAAGTCCTATGGCCGGCTGGCGAACCCGAGGCCGGGCGACAGAAAAGATTTTGTCATTTGGAAGTACGCCAAAAAGAATGAGCCCTTTTGGAGGTCGCCGTTCGGCCCCGGGCGGCCCGGGTGGCATCTGGAGTGCTCGGCAATGTCAATGAAATATCTGGGAGAGAGTTTTGATATCCACGCGGGCGGGGTTGATTTACTTTTTCCGCACCACGAAAACGAGATTGCGCAGTCAGAGGGCGCGACTGGCAAAAAATTCGTAAAGTACTTTGTTGAGGGCGAGCATCTTTTGGTGAACGGCAAGAAAATGTCAAAATCGCTCGGCAATATTTTTACTTTGCGCGATTTGGAGCGGCGAAATTTTAATCCCCTCGCTTTTCGCTACCTCGTTCTCTCCGCTCATTACCGCTCGCAACTTAATTTCACTTGGGAGTCGCTTAAGGCGGCGGAGAATTCGCTGGAGAGATTGCAGGAGTTTGTGCTATCGCTTAAATTGACCGAAACTAAGTTTCGGTCAATTACTGACCGAAACTTAGTTTCGGGCAAAGCTTTTCAAAAAGCCATCTGTGACGACCTAAACACCCCAAAAGCGCTTGCTGTGGTGTATGCCGTGATGAACGAATATTATACAAATAAGGAAAAATTTGATGCGCGAGCCGTTCTGGCCCTTTTATATGATTTTGACAAGGTTTTGGGGCTTGGATTGGCCGGTATAGCACCAAAGGCCCCGCCGCCGGAAGCGTTAAAATTGTTGAAAGAGCGCGAGGCGGCAAGAAAATCGGGCGATTTTAAGAAAGCCGATAAAATTCGTGAAAAAATAAGGCGTTTGGGCTGGCAAATCAAAGATACGCGAACCGGCCCCGAACTTATTCACGCATAA
- a CDS encoding glycoside hydrolase family 1 protein, with protein sequence MKLQSPKNLAPLESRLTFPAGFFWGAATSAHQVEGGNHNDWSEWEKVTRHEESGRACDHYNRFREDFDIAKSLGHNAHRFSIEWSRIEPEEGKFNEKEIAHYQEVIDALRERGIEPFVTLWHWTLPVWVAKQGGWENKKTIDDFTRYVDKIVRSLKSVTYWMPLNEPGTFVGLGYIQGSRPPQVKNLTRANRAFKNLMAAHRQAYDIIHKVNDGALVGTANYAVHMTPYKNLPWNWLLIKILDYVRNWRFFATLNNKFDFIGIQYYHTDVINLKLGKGRWGPIELKNPNDWVSDIGWWIYPEGIYHLLKRAARYGKPIFITENGVADAGDIYRERFIKEMLRWIYQATSEGVDVRGYFYWSLLDNFEWDSGFTQRFGLVEINYKTMERKIRKSALEYAKIAKENAVETDP encoded by the coding sequence ATGAAACTTCAATCTCCAAAAAATCTTGCCCCGTTGGAAAGTCGTTTGACTTTTCCTGCGGGGTTTTTCTGGGGGGCGGCGACCTCCGCGCATCAAGTTGAGGGAGGAAATCATAATGATTGGTCGGAGTGGGAGAAAGTTACTAGACACGAAGAATCCGGTCGCGCCTGCGACCATTACAACCGTTTCCGCGAAGATTTTGATATTGCAAAATCGCTCGGCCACAACGCGCATCGCTTTTCAATAGAGTGGTCGCGGATTGAGCCGGAGGAAGGAAAATTTAATGAAAAAGAAATCGCGCATTATCAGGAAGTGATTGACGCTTTGCGCGAGCGGGGGATTGAGCCGTTTGTGACGCTTTGGCACTGGACTTTGCCGGTTTGGGTTGCCAAACAAGGCGGCTGGGAAAACAAAAAAACAATAGATGATTTCACTCGCTATGTCGACAAAATCGTACGATCGTTAAAAAGTGTCACATATTGGATGCCTCTTAATGAGCCCGGGACTTTTGTGGGGTTGGGGTATATACAGGGCTCCAGACCGCCGCAAGTAAAAAACCTAACCCGCGCTAATCGCGCATTTAAAAATTTAATGGCGGCACATCGTCAAGCTTATGATATTATTCATAAAGTTAACGACGGAGCATTAGTTGGGACGGCTAATTACGCTGTACACATGACTCCATATAAAAATTTGCCGTGGAATTGGTTACTGATAAAAATTTTAGATTATGTCAGAAATTGGAGATTTTTCGCCACGTTAAACAATAAATTTGATTTTATTGGCATCCAGTACTACCATACCGATGTTATTAATTTGAAATTAGGCAAAGGCCGTTGGGGGCCAATTGAATTAAAAAATCCTAATGATTGGGTAAGCGATATTGGGTGGTGGATTTACCCGGAAGGAATTTATCATCTTTTGAAACGCGCGGCGCGTTATGGAAAACCGATATTTATTACCGAGAATGGCGTAGCTGACGCAGGAGATATCTATAGAGAAAGGTTTATTAAAGAAATGCTGCGCTGGATTTATCAAGCCACTTCCGAGGGCGTAGATGTAAGGGGTTATTTTTATTGGTCGCTTTTGGATAATTTTGAATGGGATAGCGGTTTTACGCAGCGGTTTGGGCTGGTTGAGATAAATTACAAGACAATGGAACGAAAAATCAGGAAAAGCGCTCTGGAATACGCCAAAATAGCCAAGGAAAACGCTGTGGAAACAGACCCTTGA
- a CDS encoding methionyl-tRNA formyltransferase, with product MKIENLKLKIVFFGASPFSYVYLDALKNSGFEIVPQAEDADLGVIAYYGKIIPKAVLELPKYGFLNAHPSLLPRWRGASPVQSAILAGDKITGVTIHIATEKPDAGPILAQKKIPIEPKDTCLNLTGKLAREGAALLIPTIEKQLAGEIAPKKQDDSKATYTKLLKKKDGEIDWSKPADYIEKMVRAYSPWPGAYTRMKNGRILKIKKAEVVNGVLKPLIVQPEGKKEMPWEAFLRGHKDAIEITSRPQ from the coding sequence ATGAAAATTGAAAATCTAAAATTAAAAATTGTTTTTTTCGGCGCTTCGCCGTTTTCATACGTCTATCTTGACGCTCTTAAAAATTCCGGTTTTGAGATTGTCCCGCAAGCCGAGGATGCGGACCTCGGCGTTATTGCCTACTACGGCAAAATTATACCGAAAGCGGTTTTGGAGCTCCCTAAGTACGGGTTTTTAAATGCCCACCCCTCGCTCCTCCCGCGATGGCGGGGGGCGTCTCCCGTGCAATCCGCTATTCTGGCCGGGGATAAAATTACGGGTGTAACTATACACATAGCGACGGAGAAGCCGGATGCCGGGCCGATTTTAGCCCAGAAAAAAATACCAATAGAGCCAAAGGATACTTGTTTAAATTTAACAGGGAAACTCGCCCGGGAAGGCGCCGCGCTTTTAATTCCAACCATTGAAAAACAGCTTGCCGGCGAAATCGCGCCAAAAAAACAGGACGATTCCAAAGCGACTTACACCAAGTTGCTTAAGAAAAAAGACGGGGAAATTGACTGGTCAAAGCCGGCCGACTATATAGAAAAAATGGTACGGGCTTACAGCCCATGGCCGGGGGCGTATACCAGAATGAAGAACGGCAGAATTTTAAAAATAAAAAAGGCAGAGGTTGTAAATGGAGTTTTAAAGCCCCTCATCGTTCAGCCGGAAGGCAAAAAAGAAATGCCCTGGGAGGCGTTTTTGCGCGGGCACAAAGACGCTATCGAAATAACATCGCGGCCCCAATAG
- the rpmA gene encoding 50S ribosomal protein L27: MAHTKAGGSTQNNRDSQPKFLGIKLYAGEKAKPGAILVRQRGTKFIPGAGAKIGKDDTIYAVTEGIVKYETKRKIRFDGSKKQIHKVSVV; the protein is encoded by the coding sequence ATGGCGCATACGAAGGCGGGAGGGTCAACGCAAAATAACAGGGATTCGCAGCCCAAGTTTCTGGGCATTAAATTATACGCCGGGGAGAAAGCCAAGCCCGGTGCGATTTTGGTGCGCCAGCGCGGCACGAAATTCATACCCGGAGCGGGAGCCAAAATCGGCAAAGACGACACAATTTACGCAGTGACGGAAGGAATTGTAAAATACGAAACCAAACGAAAAATCAGGTTTGACGGCTCAAAGAAGCAGATTCACAAAGTATCTGTAGTTTGA
- the rplI gene encoding 50S ribosomal protein L9, translating into MKIIMLKDVAKLGQRGDIKNVSDGYARNFLIPRNLAAPATEENIKKTEAEVKSKKTQREHAHEEFRALKTVLAEQGIVVRKKAYKNGKLYAAVSAKEILDAMKVLGFPLSANLNEDMVKIAEPIKTTGKHDAKIVLGNEEIKLQILCESASLSRQT; encoded by the coding sequence ATGAAAATCATAATGTTAAAAGACGTGGCCAAGCTCGGCCAAAGAGGGGATATTAAAAACGTCTCCGACGGATACGCGCGGAATTTTTTAATCCCGAGAAATCTCGCGGCGCCGGCGACAGAGGAAAACATAAAAAAGACGGAGGCGGAGGTAAAAAGCAAAAAAACGCAAAGAGAGCATGCTCACGAAGAATTCCGCGCTTTAAAAACCGTTCTTGCGGAGCAGGGGATAGTGGTCAGAAAAAAGGCCTACAAAAATGGAAAATTATACGCTGCCGTCTCTGCGAAAGAAATTTTGGACGCGATGAAGGTGTTAGGTTTCCCTCTGTCGGCAAATTTAAATGAGGATATGGTGAAAATTGCAGAGCCGATCAAAACAACCGGCAAGCACGATGCCAAAATAGTGCTGGGGAACGAAGAAATCAAACTACAGATACTTTGTGAATCTGCTTCTTTGAGCCGTCAAACCTGA
- the dnaB gene encoding replicative DNA helicase: MAQVFSPFSVSRMPPQSLDAEISLLGSILLDGGTIDRVADIVSHEDFYKKEHQIIFDAAISLFQKRSPIDVLTVGDVVKAEGKLDEIGGNAYLTTLVNSVPTASNAVYYAEIVRKKKILRDLISVSHEISQMGYQEGEDVNLLMDEAEKRIFAISQKSLIKGFEPVSGALEEAWERIDKIHKTGGLLRGVPTGFKVLDNKLSGLQRSDFIVLAARPSLGKTALAMDIARHAALEEGVPVGIFSLEMSKEQLVDRLIAAEAQVNLWDLRTGRLSSEDEFEMIRDAMGRLNSAPLYIDDDVSINILQMRAKARRLQTEKGLGLLIVDYLQLMVPRIQSDSMVQQITEISRSLKALARELKVPVLAISQLSRAVESRPNKKPQLSDLRESGAIEQDADVVAFIYREDKVKENSDRKNQADIIIAKHRNGPTGEVPLYFNQEKASFTSIETSEF; this comes from the coding sequence ATGGCGCAGGTATTTTCACCTTTCAGCGTTTCGCGGATGCCCCCGCAGAGTTTGGACGCGGAGATTTCGCTTTTGGGCTCAATTTTGCTGGATGGCGGCACGATTGACCGCGTTGCCGACATTGTGAGCCATGAAGATTTTTATAAAAAAGAGCATCAGATAATTTTTGACGCCGCGATTTCCCTTTTTCAAAAAAGGAGCCCGATAGACGTGCTTACCGTGGGCGATGTTGTGAAGGCGGAAGGCAAATTGGATGAGATCGGAGGCAACGCTTACCTTACAACGCTCGTAAACAGCGTCCCGACTGCGTCCAACGCCGTTTATTACGCCGAAATCGTCAGAAAAAAGAAAATTCTGCGCGACCTAATTTCGGTTTCTCACGAGATTTCGCAAATGGGCTATCAGGAGGGCGAAGACGTGAATCTTTTGATGGACGAGGCGGAAAAGCGCATTTTCGCGATTTCCCAAAAATCTCTAATTAAGGGTTTTGAACCGGTATCCGGGGCGTTGGAAGAGGCATGGGAGAGGATAGATAAGATTCATAAAACGGGAGGGCTTCTGCGCGGAGTGCCCACCGGATTTAAGGTGCTGGATAACAAGCTTTCCGGCCTTCAGCGCTCTGATTTCATAGTTTTGGCCGCCCGCCCGTCCTTGGGTAAAACGGCTTTGGCGATGGATATTGCCAGGCACGCGGCGCTTGAAGAAGGAGTCCCGGTGGGAATTTTTTCTTTGGAAATGTCAAAAGAGCAGCTGGTGGACCGACTGATTGCGGCCGAAGCGCAGGTGAATTTGTGGGATTTGCGGACGGGCCGGCTTTCCTCGGAGGACGAATTTGAGATGATTCGCGATGCCATGGGCAGATTAAACAGCGCGCCTCTTTACATTGATGATGACGTGTCTATTAATATTCTTCAGATGCGCGCCAAAGCAAGAAGGTTGCAGACGGAAAAAGGCCTCGGGCTTTTGATTGTGGATTATCTCCAGCTTATGGTGCCCAGAATCCAATCCGACAGCATGGTTCAGCAGATTACGGAAATTTCGCGCTCGCTTAAGGCGCTGGCAAGGGAGCTTAAAGTCCCTGTTTTGGCAATTTCCCAGCTTAGCCGCGCAGTGGAATCCCGCCCGAATAAAAAACCCCAGCTTTCGGATTTGCGCGAATCCGGCGCGATTGAGCAGGACGCCGACGTTGTCGCATTTATTTACCGCGAAGACAAGGTGAAAGAAAATTCGGACAGAAAAAACCAGGCCGATATCATTATCGCCAAGCACAGGAACGGCCCGACTGGCGAGGTTCCTTTGTATTTCAATCAGGAGAAAGCCAGCTTTACCTCCATAGAAACCAGTGAATTCTGA
- the recR gene encoding recombination protein RecR, with translation MNSDYLAQLRKLFEKLPGIGPRQASRFIWALLDFAPEERKNLSELIGALDKNLARCAECFRAGKTSFCSFCAKGGSRDRSKIMVVEKDSDLVNIEKSKIYGGLYHVLGGALDPLEDSASAARERVKALYKRAESAKPKEIILALSPTKLGEFTASYITKILEPLKIKTTRLARGLATGTDLEYADEATLRQALDNRK, from the coding sequence GTGAATTCTGATTATCTAGCCCAGCTTAGAAAATTATTTGAAAAGCTTCCTGGAATAGGTCCCCGGCAGGCCTCGCGTTTCATCTGGGCGCTTTTGGATTTCGCGCCGGAAGAGAGAAAAAATTTGTCGGAACTCATCGGCGCTTTGGATAAAAATCTGGCCAGGTGCGCCGAATGTTTCAGGGCCGGCAAAACCAGCTTCTGCTCTTTTTGCGCGAAAGGCGGAAGCCGTGACCGCTCTAAAATCATGGTTGTGGAAAAAGACAGCGATTTGGTAAATATTGAAAAATCAAAAATTTACGGCGGACTTTACCACGTTTTGGGGGGCGCGCTTGACCCGCTGGAGGATTCGGCGAGCGCGGCGCGCGAGCGCGTAAAAGCGCTCTACAAGCGCGCAGAGAGCGCGAAACCAAAAGAAATCATACTTGCGCTCTCTCCTACCAAGCTGGGCGAATTTACGGCAAGTTATATAACAAAAATTTTGGAGCCCTTGAAGATAAAAACCACCCGCCTTGCCCGCGGCCTCGCCACCGGAACTGACTTGGAATACGCCGACGAAGCGACTTTACGTCAGGCTCTTGACAACCGCAAGTAG
- the def gene encoding peptide deformylase → MILQTRLPDGQEENKILRKSADSVQSQNLPEIKALIKKMAAAMFAEPDGIGIAAPQIGVSLRIFLVAKEAAVKNAEELHERIGDKNKKRNTEHLVFINPVLKKFSSKKIRDVEGCLSVRGVYGEVPRAEQITIEYCDEFGKKRQRGASGLFARVLQHELDHLDGILFIDKAKNLKRISNSQFPISNEN, encoded by the coding sequence ATGATTTTACAGACCCGCCTGCCGGACGGGCAGGAAGAAAACAAAATATTGCGCAAAAGCGCCGATTCTGTCCAAAGCCAAAACCTGCCGGAAATTAAGGCGCTCATCAAAAAAATGGCCGCAGCGATGTTCGCGGAGCCCGATGGCATCGGCATTGCCGCTCCGCAAATCGGGGTTTCTCTCCGGATTTTTTTGGTTGCCAAGGAAGCGGCCGTAAAAAATGCCGAGGAATTGCATGAAAGAATCGGAGATAAAAACAAAAAGAGAAATACAGAGCATTTAGTTTTCATAAACCCCGTACTCAAAAAATTCTCATCTAAAAAAATAAGGGACGTTGAAGGATGCCTTTCTGTGCGCGGGGTTTACGGCGAGGTGCCGAGGGCGGAACAAATTACAATTGAGTATTGTGACGAATTCGGGAAAAAGCGTCAGCGCGGCGCCTCGGGGCTTTTTGCGCGGGTCTTACAGCACGAGCTGGATCATCTGGACGGCATTTTATTTATTGATAAAGCAAAGAACTTGAAACGAATTTCCAATTCTCAATTTCCAATTTCCAATGAAAATTGA
- a CDS encoding DNA recombination protein RmuC codes for MNEIVLLAAVLAGIAIGAVIFYFFAKKRSGEGDGGQAMLMLQNQINELARAVDQKMGESTKILQSQFGESAKIIRDVTERLTKLDETNRQVVNFADQLQNLQDILKNPKQRGVLGEYYLETLLKNVLPPGSYQMQYPFPDGTIVDAVVFVKNKIIPIDSKFSLENYNRLAEERDPAEKERLERAFRNDLKMRIDETSKYVKPEEGTMEFAFMFIPHEAIYYDLLVAQVGAVKVNTRDLIEYAFKEKKVIIVSPTSFLAYLQTVLQGLKALQIEESAKEIKKRVEELGKHLISYEDFMNKIGKNLGLTVSAYNSASKEFKKIDKDVLRIAGRGGEYEPALLDKPEELE; via the coding sequence ATGAATGAGATTGTTTTATTGGCCGCGGTTTTGGCGGGGATTGCCATAGGGGCGGTTATTTTTTATTTTTTCGCGAAAAAACGGAGCGGCGAAGGCGATGGTGGGCAGGCGATGCTGATGCTCCAGAACCAGATAAACGAGCTTGCGCGGGCAGTGGACCAGAAAATGGGAGAGTCCACCAAAATACTCCAGAGCCAGTTCGGCGAATCGGCAAAAATCATCCGCGATGTCACCGAGCGGCTCACCAAGCTGGACGAAACAAACCGGCAGGTGGTCAATTTCGCCGACCAGCTCCAGAACCTGCAGGACATCTTAAAAAACCCCAAACAGCGCGGCGTCCTGGGGGAATATTATCTTGAAACTCTGCTTAAAAACGTCCTGCCTCCGGGAAGCTACCAGATGCAGTATCCCTTCCCCGACGGGACAATCGTGGACGCGGTTGTTTTTGTCAAAAACAAAATTATCCCCATTGACTCAAAATTTTCGCTGGAAAATTATAACCGGCTTGCCGAAGAGCGCGACCCGGCGGAAAAAGAGCGGCTGGAGCGCGCGTTCCGGAACGACCTTAAGATGCGGATTGACGAAACCTCAAAATACGTAAAGCCGGAGGAGGGGACAATGGAATTCGCGTTTATGTTCATACCTCACGAGGCGATTTATTATGACCTCCTGGTAGCGCAGGTGGGGGCAGTTAAGGTGAATACCAGGGACCTTATTGAATACGCTTTCAAAGAAAAAAAAGTGATTATCGTCTCACCGACTTCGTTTTTGGCGTATCTGCAGACCGTGCTTCAGGGGCTTAAAGCACTTCAAATTGAAGAATCGGCAAAAGAGATAAAAAAACGGGTGGAAGAACTCGGGAAGCATCTCATAAGCTACGAGGACTTTATGAATAAAATCGGCAAAAATCTGGGACTTACGGTAAGTGCATACAACAGCGCCTCAAAAGAATTCAAAAAGATAGACAAAGACGTTTTACGGATAGCAGGCCGTGGCGGCGAATACGAGCCGGCGCTGCTGGACAAGCCAGAAGAGTTGGAGTAA